The Pseudochaenichthys georgianus unplaced genomic scaffold, fPseGeo1.2 scaffold_541_arrow_ctg1, whole genome shotgun sequence genome includes a window with the following:
- the cops3 gene encoding COP9 signalosome complex subunit 3 — protein sequence MASALEQFVNNVRQLSAQGQMTQLCELINKSGELLAKNLSHLDTVLGALDIQEHSLGVLAVLFVKFSMPNIPDFETLFSQVQLFISTCNGEHIRYATDTFAGLCHQLTNALVERKQPLRGVVVLKQAIDKMQMNTNQLTSVHADLCQLCLLAKCFKPALPFLELDMMDICKENGAYDAKHFLCYYYYGGMIYTGLKNFERALYFYEQAITTPAMAVSHIMLEAYKKYILVSLILHGKVQPLPKYTSQIVGRFIKPLSNAYHELAQVYTTNNPAELRGVVNKHSEQFARDSNTGLVKQCLSSLYKKNIQRLTKTFLTLSLQDMASRVQLSGPLEAEKYVLHMIEDGEIYASINQKDGMVCFHDNPEKYNNPAMLHKIDQEMLKCIELDEKLKSMDQEITVNPQFVQKSMGSQEDDVGSKTSSYS from the exons ATGGCTTCAGCCTTGGAGCAGTTTGTGAACAATGTGCGGCAGCTCTCCGCTCAAG GCCAGATGACTCAGCTCTGCGAGTTGATCAACAAGAGCGGGGAGCTGCTGGCCAAAAACCTGTCCCACCTGGACACGGTTCTGGGGGCTCTGGACATCCAGGAGCACTCCCTGGGCGTGCTGGCTGTGCT ATTTGTGAAGTTCTCCATGCCAAACATCCCTGACTTTGAGACGCTGTTCTCCCAAGTCCAGCTCTTCATCAGCACCTGCAATGGAGAGCACATTAGATATGCAACAGACACTT TTGCTGGTCTCTGCCACCAGTTGACAAACGCCCTCGTAGAGCGCAAACAG ccaTTGAGGGGTGTTGTCGTCCTAAAACAGGCAATAGACAAAATGCAGATGAACACAAACCAACTTACCTCAGTTCATGCAGACCTGTGTCAG CTGTGCTTGTTAGCGAAGTGCTTCAAGCCCGCGCTGCCCTTCTTGGAGTTGGACATGATGGACATCTGTAAGGAGAACGGAGCGTACGACGCCAAGCACTTTTTATGTTACTACTACTACGGTGGCATGATCTACACGGGCCTCAAAAACTTCGAAAGAGCACTGTATTTTTATGAACAG GCAATAACCACTCCAGCCATGGCAGTGAGCCACATCATGTTGGAAGCCTATAAGAAATACATCCTGGTGTCGCTCATTCTCCACGGCAAAGTGCAGCCACTGCCCAAATACACCTCTCAGATCGTGGGGAGGTTCATCAAG CCCCTGAGCAATGCATACCACGAGTTAGCTCAGGTTTACACCACCAACAACCCGGCGGAGCTGCGCGGCGTCGTCAACAAACACAGCGAGCAATTTGCACGAGACAGCAACACGGGGCTGGTGAAGCAGTGCCTCTCCTCTCTctacaagaagaacatccagaGGCTAACCAAG ACCTTTCTGACGCTGTCTTTGCAAGACATGGCGAGCAGAGTTCAGCTGTCCGGCCCCCTGGAGGCGGAGAAATACGTCTTACACATG ATTGAAGACGGTGAGATCTACGCTAGCATTAACCAAAAGGACGGCATGGTCTGCTTCCACGACAACCCCGAGAAATACAACAACCCAGCAATGCTCCACAAAATTGACCAAGAG ATGTTGAAATGTATAGAGCTGGATGAGAAACTAAAGTCTATGGATCAAGAAATCACAGTAAACCCACAATTTGTGCAGAAG